TGCAGGGGAGGAtgaggcagagaggagagcgAAGAATTAAAACGGTGTTGGGATCTCCTAAAAGAGAGCCGTCGTCTCGTAACgacaggaggaggcggcggctgcaggaggaggcggcggctgcAGGAGCGCGCTTCCTCTCGTCATCATGAGACAGCGACGCCGTGTGACGAAGGCTGAGTAGACTGAGGCTTCAGCTTCATCTAGAGGCCAATGGGAGTACTGCACGACAAAGCTCTGGGCAGGAAAtctgtatatttatacatttactgCATTTCTGTAACGGATCAAGCCGGTGGAGATTTTACATCTAAAATGAGCAGAACATTTGAAATAACAGTACAACCACTGCATATTAATCAACCTTACATACGCTACTTTCATGAGGTATTCGCAGCAAATGCAGGATAAAAAGCTCCTCAGCGGAGCATCAAGCTGCACTGAATCTTCAGACGTCTGCCGGGTTCTCGGGCGCACACACTCACCGACAGCTTGTCGACGTCTCCCTTCAGCACCCGCTCCAGGTACAGCTGCTTCAGCTCGCGCTCCAGGCGGGACGGCAGGCCGGGGTACATGGTGGAGCCTCCGGACAGGACGATGTGCTTGTAGAACTCGGACCTGACCGGAGGAACACAACGACGCGTGAGCCGGACTGCTGAGTAAACGCGCTCGTCGGCCACAAGAGGAAACCGCCAAACACCGGACTGAGATTCTAAAGAGAGTCATTCCTGAATGATTTTAAAAGTTTGCGCTACTTGTGCCACCTGGTTGAGAAGTCTGCCGGTCAGGTTATGTTTGTTTATATCTGTATAAATCTAGCTGGTTGATATTGGTAtgcattttattctgttttttttttgcctttgacAACTTTTAAAacctaaaaatgaaatgatctaTTCCATTTCAGTTTAACTATTAGTTCTATTTCTTATTGCTAATCTATCCTGCGCTAGTGACACGATCACTTTTCATAcactgaatatatttccatgtgTTGAAGCCATTTTCCTTctcattcttcttctctggcACACGACTTTGAGGTCAAATGAAGTCCCCTCTCGATTCATCCCCCTGCCAGCTCACCTGGTGTCGATATCTGCGGCCTGGATGGTGTTGAACAGCAGCTCGGCCACACCCACCCCCTCCACGTTGATGAGGTGGGGCTGGAACAAAGCCTCTGGGGCCTCGAACCTCTCCCCTCCCACCTTGATCAACCTGCCGTCTGGCAGCTGAGGACACaccacagaacccccccccaccagtcagACGTGCAACGGCGTTGTGATGCGCAGACCGTGACCGTGACTCACCGTGTACGACTCCACCAGCACCGTCGTCTCCAGCGCCAGCTTCTGCTCCTGCTCGATGTTGTAGCCCACGTAGCACAGCTTCTCCTTCATCATCCTCACCGTCTCAAAGTCCGCAGAGTGGTTGAAGGCGTAaccgcgcagcagcagcagctggtgggagGACGGCATGTTATTGTTACCAAGGAATTGATGCAAGAACGAATTAAACGCATGGTAAGCGATCTGCTGTCATCACAATTTCCATCCATTATTGGGAAACACTACAGTAGTACCCATACTTTGCATCGTATAGTGCATACTATATGCACTGCTTACCTTGATGAGGTAGCGGGTTATGTCCCTCCCTGCGATGTCGAGACGTCGCGTCAGGTGGGGCAGCGAGAAGCCCTCGTAAACCGGACAGATGTGAGTCACGCCGTCGCCAGAGTCGACCACCACGCCGGTAAGCAGACCTACAACAAAACATGGTCAGAAACACGGGAGGAACACGTGCATCACCCGGTACTCGTGCATACCTATAATACAGAACAACGCTCCAGAGCTACCGGCGGTGAAACGAGGCAGCTACGCCCTCTTGTTAGCATTCAGCTAGCGGGTTTAACCCAAGTGTTGCGGAGACTAACAAACCTTGAGCGTAGAGAGTGAGGACGGCCTGGATGGCGATGTAAACTCCTGAGAACTGGTACGTTTCAAACATCACCtggaggaaacaaaaaaggtcttTGTTTCTACTTCATGttatgcaacaaccgattctcgATAACAATCAGTCGATCGATTGGTCCTCAAAACTGCGGGAGCGTTGGTCAACTGAGGTTTTCTTTGGTCTCACTACACACAGCGCACCTCGATgatcttctccctgttcttggTGGGGTTCATGGGCGGCTCGGTCAGAAGGATCTTGCAGTCATGCGAGTTGACGTTGAGTTTCTCCGGGCCGAAGGTGTAGTCCCAGAGGTGCTTCATGTCGTCCCAGTTCCTGACGATACCGTTCTCCATGGGGTAGTTCACCTCCAACATGGAGCGCAGCTCGCTGGCCTCATCCCCCACCATCAGGTCCTGCGAGAGGTCAAAAGTTCAGAGGAGCCAGACACACATTTTGGACGTGCTTGGGGCAGCCGATTCATCATGCAGGACGACCACGGCTTAATCTCTGTTCAAACACTTTATCTTTTGCTCTGGCAGACCTTAATCGGAGCACGcaggcaaaacaaacaaacccgcCGAGGCTTTAAGTACCGTCAAGTATACTAATGGACTGTgaggaaatattttaaaatcaccACCTGATAGATCAAATTATTTACCTGCTGTCTGAGaagtaaaacattgaaatgagCTGCTGCAGTGTTCGGTTAAGGTCTGAACCCGTAGAACCTCATAACAAGGCAAAAAAGATCCCTGCGCTAACATACATGATCACGTACGTTATCCAAGGCGTAACTAATGCATCCTGATACTTTATTGATAGATAGATTTGgacgtatctatctatccatcaaAGGTGTACTCGTACTTTCGAGGATTTCAGGGTTACCTTGATTTCAATGTTGCCAACTTTAGCTGTGGAGCGGATGATTGGTCGTCCAACCAGCGCCGGGAAAATGTGCTCGGGGAAGTTGGAGCCCGCGTAGCCGCACTTGACAAACTAGgatgggattaaaaaaaacagaaggagaaaCGTGTTatagttttttaaaataaaagtaaaaacctGTAGGTTTCAAGACAGATATATTAAGAGTATGAATTGGTAACCGCTAATCACAATGTTTGTAAATAACTTAATACTGGTGACAGATAGGAAGTAGTCAGTGCAAGTGTATTGGTGCAATGTAATTACAGTTACTCCGCTCTGTACATAGTCAACTACAAATTTAAGGAACTTGTACTCAACTTGAGTATTTGGATTTTATGTACCTCTAGAATTGTACTCAACAGTtcagaaatgtatgtttttggTTTACAGATCATTAAGTGAAATCATGCATCCCAGCAGTAATGATGAATACTTGGGATAAACTGTGTTTTCTGATCATTGgtattttaaatgcattcaaacataaataacAGTAATATACAACTAATGCATTAATGCAGCAATATAGGTTCTTCCGAAAATAGAATATGCAGCTTTCAGTTGTTTCAGCTGACGGGGAATGTTTCACTGTGCAAAGACTACTTTTGCTTTTGACACCAAGAACATTTAACTTTAGAATACGTACATACTTCTTTCTATTTGAGCAATGTTTTGGAAGCATCACTTTTACTTGCAATGCACCGTTTCCACCGCGTGGTATTGGTACGTTTACTGCAGTAGGGACGTGAAGACTTCCTCCCCGCTGCGTAAACGTCCATTCAAACCGGTGAGACCTGCTGCAATCTCACACGTTCCCTTACATGGAAGAACTGCCTCAACTTCCGCAACCGACGACTCGCGTCGCCCGCTGGTTCACTTCCCGTTTGCAGACGATTAAGTTGATTACATGTTTCATTCATAAAAGCTCCTACATACAAACGGGACCATTAAACGACGCGTTTGTATGCTATGTTTTACGTGTGTGAGGCCCGGGACGCTTTGGGTAATGTTACTTAAATTAGCTTATCTAAACGTTAGTTAGCCTAAACTAGCTAACCGAAATAAAATGACGTTAAGGAACATGGAGTTTCATTTTGATCTGTTTAATCTATCTTAATAGTATTTCCAGCTGGTGTCGGGTGGCCTC
The sequence above is a segment of the Gasterosteus aculeatus chromosome 9, fGasAcu3.hap1.1, whole genome shotgun sequence genome. Coding sequences within it:
- the LOC120825335 gene encoding actin-related protein 2-B, translated to MDSQGRKVVVCDNGTGFVKCGYAGSNFPEHIFPALVGRPIIRSTAKVGNIEIKDLMVGDEASELRSMLEVNYPMENGIVRNWDDMKHLWDYTFGPEKLNVNSHDCKILLTEPPMNPTKNREKIIEVMFETYQFSGVYIAIQAVLTLYAQGLLTGVVVDSGDGVTHICPVYEGFSLPHLTRRLDIAGRDITRYLIKLLLLRGYAFNHSADFETVRMMKEKLCYVGYNIEQEQKLALETTVLVESYTLPDGRLIKVGGERFEAPEALFQPHLINVEGVGVAELLFNTIQAADIDTRSEFYKHIVLSGGSTMYPGLPSRLERELKQLYLERVLKGDVDKLSKFKIRIEDPPRRKHMVFLGGAVLADIMKDKDNFWMTREEYQEKGTRVLEKLGVTVR